In the Leucoraja erinacea ecotype New England chromosome 32, Leri_hhj_1, whole genome shotgun sequence genome, one interval contains:
- the hspb2 gene encoding heat shock protein beta-2 translates to MEDRTVPHAYPMSVEYEGDTPSTIYDQNYGEGLSPEDILAPTLYHGYYIRPRINKQLDRGFSEIATKDHKSQVFLDVCHFLPSELSVRTVDNLLEVSGSHPQKLDDHGFISRDFKRTYILPLDVDPLLVRTTLTHDGILCIEAPRKGGEIQPKVNDVKINLASPPGMKEPGDEGARG, encoded by the exons ATGGAGGACAGGACAGTCCCTCACGCTTACCCCATGAGCGTGGAATACGAGGGCGACACGCCAAGCACAATCTACGACCAGAACTACGGGGAGG GTTTGTCACCAGAGGATATTTTAGCTCCGACTTTGTACCACGGTTACTACATCAGACCCAGGATCAACAAGCAACTGGACCGAGGGTTTTCAGAGATAGCCACAAAGGACCATAAATCCCAGGTCTTCCTGGATGTGTGCCACTTCCTGCCAAGTGAGCTGTCGGTCCGGACGGTGGACAACCTGCTGGAGGTGTCCGGTAGTCATCCTCAGAAGTTGGACGACCACGGCTTCATCTCCCGAGACTTTAAACGCACCTACATCCTGCCCCTCGACGTGGACCCTCTGCTGGTTCGAACAACTCTGACCCACGATGGCATCCTGTGCATCGAGGCGCCCAGGAAAGGCGGAGAGATACAGCCTAAAGTCAACGACGTGAAGATCAACCTGGCGTCTCCGCCGGGGATGAAGGAGCCCGGGGATGAAGGAGCCCGGGGCTGA
- the cryabb gene encoding crystallin, alpha B, b — MDIAIQHPWFRRSLFQNSLFPSRIFDQHFGEHFDLEPFINFSSLVNPFYWKAAGLSRIPSWLQSGLSEVRLDKDKFAIHLDVKHFTPEEIRVKILGDFIEIQAQHEERQDEHGYISREFHRKYKIPAGVDPTLITSSLSADGVLTVTGPRKVADVPERTVPIFREEKPAVAGPQQM, encoded by the exons ATGGACATTGCCATCCAACACCCGTGGTTTCGCCGTTCCCTCTTCCAgaactccctcttcccctctcgcaTCTTTGACCAGCATTTTGGGGAACACTTTGACCTCGAACCCTTCATCAACTTCTCCTCTCTGGTGAACCCCTTCTATTGGAAGGCGGCAGGTCTGAGCAGGATCCCCAGCTGGTTGCAGTCTGGACTCTCAGAG GTGAGACTGGACAAGGACAAGTTTGCAATTCACCTTGAtgtcaaacatttcactcctgagGAAATTCGAGTCAAAATCCTGGGGGACTTTATTGAAATCCAAGCACAACATGAAGAGCGTCAG GATGAACACGGATATATTTCCCGGGAGTTTCACCGCAAGTACAAGATCCCGGCGGGAGTGGACCCGACCCTGATCACCTCCTCGCTGTCGGCGGACGGAGTGCTGACCGTCACCGGCCCCCGGAAAGTGGCCGACGTCCCCGAGAGAACCGTGCCCATCTTCCGAGAGGAGAAGCCTGCGGTCGCTGGACCTCAGCAGATGTGA
- the cfap68 gene encoding UPF0686 protein C11orf1 homolog — MAAWATQDFCPGLGGGAGPQNDNWEGGGRRYSERTLLDRWFEERSDLRHLRKMKPLPSQYEHAYRTIYQDSYVKPETPRRDFKREYHAYPGHQPELDPPITKIYPKTTYMLDYMDPVFHSNPLAQFEPDRGESQQQEYCGLPVTPETGKQQLCFSYIPLEPCSSTDGTEGRQSDLPFCGSFVPTRYPLGLCTAQFCQSCTPAAVPPGSGLSACCGPGAP; from the exons ATGGCAGCGTGGGCAACGCAGGACTTTTGCCCCGGACTCGGGGGGGGCGCCGGCCCACAGAACGATAACTGGGAGGGCGGGGGGCGCCGCTACAGCGAGAGGACGCTGCTTGATCGCTGGTTCGAGGAGAGGAGTGACCTCCGCCATCTCCGCAAGATGAAGCCTCTGCCGTCTCAG TATGAACATGCGTATCGAACAATATATCAGGATTCCTACGTCAAGCCAGAGACACCGCGGCGAG ACTTTAAACGCGAGTACCACGCTTATCCTGGGCACCAGCCAGAGTTAGACCCTCCGATCACCAAGATATACCCAAAGACCACCTACATGCTGGATTACATGGACCCCGTGTTTCATTCTAATCCTCTCGCACAGTTTGAGCCGGACAGAGGGGAAAGCCAGCAGCAGGAATATTGCGGGCTCCCGGTCACACCAGAAACGGGGAAGCAGCAGTTATGTTTCTCTTACATTCCTCTGGAACCCTGCTCGTCCACCGACGGAACGGAGGGCAGGCAATCGGATCTCCCGTTTTGTGGGTCTTTCGTCCCCACGAGGTATCCTTTGGGGCTGTGCACGGCGCAGTTTTGCCAGTCTTGCACACCGGCCGCGGTACCTCCCGGGTCAGGCCTGTCTGCGTGCTGTGGGCCCGGAGCTCCATGA
- the fdxacb1 gene encoding ferredoxin-fold anticodon-binding domain-containing protein 1, with protein MSMKPGDCVLLMGEGNFSFSASLCDRVSRDIHVVATCHESEETITKHEHAANNINCLLEKGAEAHFLVDCTNIQECPSLRSRLFDRVIFNFPHCGRKAGVKKNRELLAKFFRSCAEVVTATGDVQVTLCRGQGGTGADQPTRCWHDSWQIVAQAAGAGFILSEVNAFDATCHGGYTSTGYRSQDKSFRVDGALTHVFTRSLPIDKMKPFTMETMIGNEHCSFRIPEELADKINRNFLQEGSNHPVNVIKDLLKKRIAANVAVQELEDQFPLLLEYRPGDPRMDSEVRQPELYFVTRSNCGADQCRCSDGQCFSRPPCCECSEPMSNLSQGDKNVDCKLLNWAEDPDLSKVCCRYCFRPSLTGYLDKVLQRPDFRAGVIYTLSGTVFRKRPITPQTMPAFHEMVLVGAFNDKRQPDFPQLFMSSVENAITFLVKSTLRSSSSSEISQMDQNLHPTVLMEQSSGKCWNIYVKDMVPPDFINNAVGKLDLFPCQQMGGELSVCVASINLDLLSMVLYHIPDWRLLWTFDERFLNQLGGSEMKPFRDFSLYPPVYTHDLSFWAGSDERPDELEVHAVVRRVSRETVRRMTLIDSFCQPHTERRSRCYRLTYQSCDRALSYGQALQMQLDLREELQKAFQITLR; from the exons atgtcaatGAAACCGGGAGACTGTGTGCTgctcatgggagagggaaacttctCCTTCTCGGCCTCCCTGTGTGATCGCGTGTCCCGAGATATCCATGTCGTGGCCACCTGCCATGAAAGTGAAGAAACAATAACCAAGCACGAACATGCTGCCAATAATATCAACTGCCTGTTGGAGAAAG GAGCAGAGGCCCACTTTCTCGTGGACTGTACCAACATCCAGGAATGTCCGTCTTTAAGAAGCAGGCTTTTCGACAGAGTTATCTTCAATTTCCCACACTGTGGCAGGAAGGCTGGAGTGAAAAAAAATAGAGAGCTATTGGCAAAATTTTTCAGGAG CTGTGCAGAGGTGGTAACTGCGACAGGTGACGTGCAGGTTACCCTGTGTCGGGGGCAGGGGGGGACTGGTGCTGACCAGCCCACACGCTGCTGGCACGACAGCTGGCAAATCGTTGCCCAGGCCGCAGGAGCAGGGTTCATCCTGAGTGAAGTAAACGCATTTGACGCCACCTGTCACGGTGGCTACACCAGCACGGGTTACAG GAGCCAAGATAAGTCCTTCCGTGTGGATGGAGCGTTGACCCATGTCTTCACAAGAAGTTTGCCAATTGATAAGATGAAGCCGTTTACAATGGAAACTATGATTGGGAATGAACACTGTTCCTTCCGTATCCCTGAAGAACTTGCTGATAAAATAAACAG GAATTTTCTTCAGGAAGGTTCCAATCACCCAGTGAACGTCATTAAGGATCTGTTGAAAAAGAGGATTGCAGCCAATGTAGCTGTTCAGGAACTGGAGGACCAGTTTCCTCTGCTATTAGAATATCGTCCTGGAGACCCCCGCATGGACTCTGAGGTTCGTCAGCCTGAGCTTTATTTTGTTACCCGCTCAAACTGTGGGGCGGATCAGTGCAGATGCAGTGATGGTCAATGTTTTAGCAGACCCCCTTGCTGTGAATGTTCAGAACCCATGTCGAATCTGAGCCAAGGAGACAAAAACGTGGACTGCAAACTGCTAAACTGGGCTGAGGATCCCGACTTGAGCAAGGTTTGCTGCAGGTACTGTTTCCGCCCCAGTCTGACGGGATACCTAGACAAAGTGCTGCAAAGACCAGACTTCAGAGCTGGAGTCATCTATACACTCAGCGGCACTGTTTTCAGGAAACGCCCGATTACTCCACAAACCATGCCTGCATTCCACGAGATGGTGCTGGTTGGTGCTTTTAATGACAAACGACAGCCAGATTTCCCCCAACTATTTATGAGCTCTGTGGAGAATGCCATCACGTTCCTGGTGAAGTCAACCTTGAGAAGCAGCAGCAGTTCAGAAATCTCCCAGATGGATCAGAACTTGCATCCAACTGTCCTGATGGAGCAGAGcagtggaaaatgctggaatatttatGTTAAGGACATGGTTCCGCCAGACTTTATAAACAATGCTGTTGGAAAGTTGGATCTCTTTCCTTGTCAGCAGATGGGTGGTGAGTTGAGTGTCTGTGTTGCTTCAATAAACCTTGACCTGCTGTCCATGGTGCTCTACCACATACCTGACTGGAGGCTGCTCTGGACATTCGACGAGCGCTTTCTAAACCAGCTGGGCGGGTCAGAAATGAAACCTTTCCGTGATTTCTCGCTCTACCCGCCCGTTTACACGCACGATCTCAGTTTCTGGGCGGGCAGCGACGAGAGGCCAGACGAGCTGGAGGTCCACGCTGTTGTGAGGCGGGTCAGCAGAGAGACGGTCAGACGGATGACACTGATCGACAGTTTCTGTCAACCTCACACTGAGCGGAGAAGCCGCTGTTACAGGTTGACGTACCAGTCGTGTGACCGAGCCCTCTCGTACGGACAAGCGCTGCAAATGCAGCTGGATCTCCGCGAGGAACTGCAGAAAGCGTTCCAAATAACTCTCCGATAA